One stretch of Amycolatopsis tolypomycina DNA includes these proteins:
- a CDS encoding DUF4230 domain-containing protein encodes MGAWGKRLVALAVAVVVLIAAVLVASAVHLLPQMRNPFAQQTEEHSGPVLLQSIVELSRYEAASGSFQVVVDITTSSILPSFLVGSDTLFIGVGTDNAYVDFSHLKGNAVQVSDDRQSATITLGHAQLAPATLDVHESHVYAQQQGLFTRINEFLTGNPNSQQALYELAQKQIQAAAAKSSLVADAERNTRTMLTGLLQSLGFKNITVKYADSNPG; translated from the coding sequence ATGGGTGCTTGGGGCAAGCGGCTCGTCGCGTTGGCTGTGGCTGTGGTGGTGCTGATCGCGGCGGTGCTCGTCGCATCGGCCGTGCACCTGTTACCCCAGATGCGCAACCCGTTCGCCCAGCAGACCGAGGAGCACTCCGGTCCGGTGCTGCTGCAGTCGATCGTCGAGCTTTCGCGCTACGAGGCGGCCAGCGGTTCGTTCCAGGTGGTCGTGGACATCACCACCAGTTCCATCCTCCCGAGTTTCCTGGTGGGCAGTGACACGCTGTTCATCGGCGTCGGCACCGACAACGCCTACGTGGACTTCTCGCACCTGAAAGGCAATGCGGTCCAGGTCTCCGACGATCGCCAGTCCGCCACGATCACGCTGGGCCACGCCCAGCTGGCACCGGCGACGCTGGACGTCCACGAGTCCCATGTGTACGCCCAGCAGCAGGGCCTGTTCACCCGGATCAACGAGTTCCTCACCGGCAACCCGAACTCACAGCAGGCGCTCTACGAGCTCGCCCAGAAGCAGATCCAGGCCGCGGCCGCGAAGAGCTCCCTGGTGGCCGACGCGGAACGGAACACCCGGACGATGCTGACCGGCCTGCTTCAGTCGCTCGGCTTCAAGAACATCACCGTCAAGTACGCCGACAGCAATCCCGGCTGA
- a CDS encoding TetR/AcrR family transcriptional regulator, with protein sequence MSEARARLLASASRLFYTEGLHSVGIDRVIADAGVTRATLYRHFPSKDDLLVAYLTEADRMIRAEVAAARTSSANRSPADAVRAVAATIADGIRAPGFRGCAFLNAAAEYPDPTHPVHQAVLAHRQWFLETVTELLAETGETAPEPAAQHFVMLRDGAMAAGCLTDPAPICATFLRGVEGILSYRDAPVAAGARRRK encoded by the coding sequence GTGTCCGAAGCACGCGCACGGCTGCTGGCCTCGGCGAGCCGGCTGTTCTACACCGAAGGCCTGCATTCGGTGGGCATCGACCGGGTCATCGCCGACGCGGGCGTCACCCGGGCCACCCTCTACCGCCACTTCCCCAGCAAGGACGACCTGCTGGTGGCGTACCTGACCGAAGCCGACCGCATGATCCGGGCCGAGGTGGCCGCCGCGCGGACGTCCTCGGCGAACCGCTCACCCGCCGACGCCGTCCGGGCGGTCGCGGCGACGATCGCCGACGGCATCCGGGCGCCCGGCTTCCGCGGCTGCGCTTTCCTCAACGCCGCCGCGGAGTACCCCGACCCCACCCACCCGGTCCACCAAGCCGTGCTGGCGCACCGGCAGTGGTTCCTGGAGACCGTCACGGAACTGCTCGCCGAAACGGGCGAGACCGCCCCGGAGCCGGCGGCCCAGCACTTCGTGATGCTGCGCGACGGCGCCATGGCCGCGGGCTGCCTCACCGACCCGGCCCCGATCTGCGCCACGTTCCTCCGCGGCGTGGAAGGGATTCTGAGCTATCGGGACGCGCCCGTCGCGGCCGGCGCCCGGCGGCGGAAGTGA
- a CDS encoding glycoside hydrolase family 6 protein translates to MAAGGLAAVAVTGVVATTTWAGAQAAASAYYTDPTTNAAKWVAANPGDSRAAVIRDRIASVPQARWFTTTNTSTVRGEVDAYTSAAAAAGKIPIMVVYDIPNRDCGGASSGGAPSHDAYRAWIDQVAAGLAGRPAAIVLEPDVLPQMTNCQNSDQQRQTTASMAYAGKKLKAGSSQAKVYFDIGHSAWLSPGEAANRLRATDISNSADGISTNVSNYRSTADEVAYAKAILGQLGDSRLKAVVDTSRNGNGPLGSEWCDPAGRAIGTPSTNQTGDSQIDAFLWVKPPGEADGCIATAGQFVPQRAYDLAIAAGPIQTTTPTTPTTPTTPTTPTTPTTTTPQPTGGCKVTHRVVSSWPTGYTGEIVIENRGAALSSWTLKFSAPGVTVTNGWNGTWNDGGDVVTVGNAAWNGSLGTNATTTLGYNANYTGGTPPFQQATLNGTACS, encoded by the coding sequence GTGGCCGCCGGCGGTCTCGCCGCCGTGGCCGTGACCGGGGTCGTCGCCACGACGACGTGGGCCGGCGCGCAGGCCGCCGCCTCGGCGTACTACACCGATCCGACCACCAACGCGGCGAAGTGGGTCGCGGCGAACCCGGGCGACTCCCGCGCGGCCGTGATCCGCGACCGCATCGCCTCGGTTCCGCAGGCCCGCTGGTTCACCACCACGAACACGTCCACGGTGCGCGGCGAGGTGGACGCCTACACCAGCGCGGCGGCGGCCGCGGGCAAGATCCCGATCATGGTGGTCTACGACATCCCCAACCGCGACTGCGGTGGCGCGAGCAGCGGCGGTGCGCCGTCGCACGACGCGTACCGGGCCTGGATCGACCAGGTGGCGGCCGGCCTGGCGGGCCGCCCCGCGGCCATCGTGCTCGAACCCGACGTGCTGCCCCAGATGACGAACTGCCAGAACAGCGACCAGCAGCGCCAGACCACGGCGTCGATGGCGTACGCGGGCAAGAAGCTCAAGGCCGGTTCCTCGCAGGCGAAGGTGTACTTCGACATCGGGCACTCCGCCTGGCTTTCCCCCGGCGAAGCCGCGAACCGGCTGCGGGCCACGGACATCTCCAACAGCGCCGACGGCATCTCCACCAACGTGTCCAACTACCGCTCGACCGCCGACGAAGTCGCCTACGCCAAGGCGATCCTCGGCCAGCTCGGCGACTCGCGCCTGAAGGCCGTGGTCGACACGAGCCGCAACGGCAACGGGCCGCTGGGCAGCGAGTGGTGCGACCCGGCCGGGCGCGCGATCGGCACCCCGAGCACCAACCAGACCGGTGACAGCCAGATCGACGCGTTCCTGTGGGTCAAGCCGCCGGGCGAGGCGGACGGCTGCATCGCCACGGCCGGCCAGTTCGTGCCCCAGCGGGCCTACGACCTCGCCATCGCGGCCGGGCCGATCCAGACCACCACCCCGACAACCCCGACAACACCCACGACACCCACGACACCCACGACACCGACCACCACGACCCCGCAGCCGACCGGCGGCTGCAAGGTCACCCACCGGGTGGTCAGCAGCTGGCCGACCGGGTACACCGGCGAGATCGTCATCGAAAACCGCGGTGCGGCCCTCAGCAGCTGGACGCTGAAGTTCTCCGCGCCCGGCGTGACCGTCACCAACGGCTGGAACGGGACCTGGAACGACGGCGGCGACGTCGTCACGGTCGGCAACGCGGCGTGGAACGGCAGCCTCGGCACGAACGCGACGACCACGCTCGGCTACAACGCGAACTACACCGGTGGCACGCCGCCGTTCCAGCAGGCGACGCTCAACGGGACGGCGTGCTCCTGA
- a CDS encoding ricin-type beta-trefoil lectin domain protein, producing the protein MFRSARAVAAAVLLAAGVVAAAPAAQAATSITINGGSAGRTFDGVGAVSGGGGNSRLLIDYPEPQRGQILDYLFKPGYGAALQILKVEMGGDTNSTSGAEPSHAHFRGDLDCNRGYEWWIMEQAKARNPGIKLVGLPWGAPGWIGNGTFFSNDLTGYYLSWLGCAKQHGLTIDYITTVQNEKQWSADWTVTMRNALNANGYSAVKVISGDSWPGDWGPASAISTNTAYRNATDVLSAHYTCGYLSAQTSCTVPANVVNTGKTLWSSENGSQDYNDGAKPLARGINRVYLDGKMTAYLNWDLIAATTPNIPWPTVGLILANQPWSGFYSVGKDAWALAHTTQFTAPGWKYLDASSGYLGGNRANGSYVSLKSPNNTDYSTVIETMDATSAQTLNLNVTGGLSAGPVHVWATNLNSNNPADHFVRGADITPSGGAYSLTVQPGHLYTITTTTGQGKGTAVSPPQGSLNLPYGDDFDGYATGKEAKYLMDMEGAFETAACGGGRAGTCVRQAATQKTIPWKKFVDPYALLGNVAWSNYTLNVDALLEKSGGYVELIGHAGAQDTGNQGAMNAYYLRVSDTGAWSIRRNNTSQQITTLRSGTTSALGTGTWHKLSLGFSGSTITASVDGTVLGTVTDGTFPAGQVGIGTSVGETAQFDNLAVAGSGGGTTSVLRNTAAGRCLDVPNVSQANGTQVTLWDCNGGLNQQWTLTTGKQLLVYGNKCLDAEGGGTAAGTRAIIWDCSTGANQQWNAAADGTITGVQSGLCLTPGGTGNSAPVTLQACSGANGQKWTRG; encoded by the coding sequence ATGTTCCGGAGCGCGCGAGCCGTGGCCGCGGCGGTGCTCTTGGCCGCCGGCGTCGTCGCCGCGGCGCCGGCCGCCCAGGCCGCCACCTCGATCACGATCAACGGCGGTTCGGCCGGGCGCACCTTCGACGGCGTCGGCGCGGTCAGCGGCGGCGGCGGCAACAGCCGCCTGCTGATCGACTACCCGGAGCCGCAGCGCGGCCAGATCCTCGACTACCTGTTCAAGCCCGGCTACGGGGCCGCGCTGCAGATCCTCAAGGTGGAGATGGGCGGGGACACCAACTCCACCAGCGGCGCCGAGCCGAGCCATGCCCACTTCCGCGGTGACCTCGACTGCAACCGCGGCTACGAGTGGTGGATCATGGAACAGGCCAAGGCGCGCAACCCCGGCATCAAGCTCGTCGGCCTGCCCTGGGGCGCGCCGGGCTGGATCGGCAACGGCACGTTCTTCTCGAACGACCTCACCGGCTACTACCTGTCGTGGCTGGGGTGCGCCAAGCAGCACGGGCTGACCATCGACTACATCACGACCGTGCAGAACGAGAAGCAGTGGAGCGCGGACTGGACCGTCACGATGCGGAACGCGCTCAACGCCAACGGCTACAGCGCCGTCAAGGTCATCTCCGGCGACTCGTGGCCGGGTGACTGGGGGCCGGCGAGCGCGATCTCGACGAACACGGCCTACCGCAACGCGACCGACGTCCTCAGCGCCCACTACACCTGCGGTTACCTCAGCGCGCAGACGTCCTGCACCGTCCCGGCGAACGTAGTCAACACCGGGAAGACGCTGTGGTCCAGCGAAAACGGGTCCCAGGACTACAACGACGGCGCCAAGCCGCTGGCCCGCGGCATCAACCGCGTCTACCTCGACGGCAAGATGACCGCGTACCTCAACTGGGACCTGATCGCCGCGACCACGCCGAACATCCCGTGGCCGACGGTCGGGCTGATCCTCGCCAACCAGCCGTGGTCGGGCTTCTACTCGGTCGGCAAGGACGCGTGGGCGCTGGCGCACACGACGCAGTTCACCGCGCCCGGCTGGAAGTACCTCGACGCCTCGAGCGGCTACCTCGGCGGCAACCGCGCGAACGGCAGCTACGTTTCGCTGAAGTCGCCGAACAACACCGACTACAGCACGGTCATCGAGACGATGGACGCCACGTCGGCCCAGACGCTGAACCTCAACGTCACCGGCGGGCTGTCGGCCGGGCCGGTGCACGTGTGGGCGACCAACCTCAACTCGAACAACCCGGCGGACCACTTCGTGCGCGGCGCCGACATCACGCCGTCCGGCGGCGCCTACTCCCTGACCGTCCAGCCCGGTCACCTCTACACGATCACGACCACCACGGGGCAGGGCAAGGGCACGGCGGTCTCCCCGCCGCAGGGCTCGCTGAACCTGCCCTACGGCGACGACTTCGACGGGTACGCGACGGGCAAGGAAGCCAAGTACCTGATGGACATGGAGGGCGCGTTCGAGACCGCCGCCTGCGGCGGCGGCCGCGCGGGCACGTGCGTGCGCCAGGCCGCGACGCAGAAGACGATCCCGTGGAAGAAGTTCGTCGATCCGTACGCGCTGCTGGGCAACGTCGCCTGGAGCAACTACACGCTCAACGTGGACGCGCTGCTGGAGAAGTCCGGCGGCTACGTCGAGCTGATCGGCCACGCCGGTGCGCAGGACACCGGCAACCAGGGCGCCATGAACGCCTACTACCTGCGGGTGAGCGACACCGGCGCCTGGTCGATCCGCCGCAACAACACGAGCCAGCAGATCACGACGCTGCGCAGCGGGACGACGTCCGCACTCGGCACGGGGACGTGGCACAAGCTGTCACTGGGCTTCTCCGGCAGCACGATCACCGCGTCGGTCGACGGCACGGTGCTCGGCACGGTCACCGACGGCACGTTCCCGGCCGGCCAGGTCGGGATCGGCACGAGCGTCGGCGAGACCGCGCAGTTCGACAACCTCGCCGTCGCCGGTTCGGGCGGCGGGACGACGTCGGTGCTGCGCAACACCGCTGCCGGGCGCTGCCTCGACGTCCCGAACGTGTCGCAGGCCAACGGCACGCAGGTGACGCTGTGGGACTGCAACGGCGGCCTCAACCAGCAGTGGACCCTGACCACCGGCAAGCAGCTGCTGGTGTACGGCAACAAGTGCCTGGACGCCGAAGGCGGGGGCACGGCCGCAGGCACCCGGGCGATCATCTGGGACTGCTCGACCGGCGCCAACCAGCAGTGGAACGCGGCCGCCGACGGCACGATCACCGGAGTCCAGTCGGGACTGTGCCTCACCCCGGGCGGGACCGGCAACAGCGCCCCGGTGACCCTGCAGGCCTGCTCGGGTGCCAATGGCCAGAAGTGGACCCGGGGCTAG
- a CDS encoding endo-1,4-beta-xylanase, translating into MKKRWTKARPAVVLAAGAVAGTGPIAGTKVVTWPGNGQSNQQWTFGRRRPDRIEEPPMITGAHPRRLRTAATLLAVAGLTTTALVLSPGVAGAASTLGAAAAQTGRYYGAAISTAHLGEAAYVNTWTAEFNGVTPENEMKWDTVEPNRNQFNFAPADRIVSQAASRGMKVRGHTLVWYQQLAPWVGGLDANNLRSAMLNHIAQVAGHWKGQVIAWDVVNEAFEENGTRRQATFQQKLGDGYIEDAFRAARTADPGAKLCYNDYNTDGINAKSTGIYNMVRDFKSRGVPIDCVGFQSHLSANSNLSSYQANLQRFADLGVDVQITELDVGGSGTGQANVFRQVTQACRAVTRCTGITVWGVTDKYSWRSGDTPLLFDGNYGKKQAYTAVLDALGGDDPDPGGGTGPVRAVASNRCLDVPASSTTAGTQVTIWDCHSGANQQWTRGSAGELSVYSGGTKRCLDTAGGGTGAGTAAVIANCSGGNGQKWTFTGTGTVTNGQSGLCLDVSGAATANGTKVIVWTCNGGANQRWAVS; encoded by the coding sequence ATGAAGAAGCGCTGGACGAAGGCGCGGCCGGCCGTGGTGCTCGCCGCGGGCGCGGTGGCGGGCACGGGCCCGATCGCGGGCACGAAGGTGGTGACCTGGCCGGGCAACGGGCAGAGCAACCAGCAGTGGACGTTCGGCCGACGCCGTCCTGACCGAATCGAGGAACCTCCGATGATCACCGGTGCACACCCGCGGCGTCTCCGGACAGCCGCCACCCTCCTCGCGGTGGCCGGCCTGACGACGACCGCGCTGGTGCTTTCGCCCGGCGTCGCCGGGGCGGCGAGCACACTCGGGGCCGCGGCCGCCCAGACCGGCCGGTACTACGGCGCCGCCATCTCGACCGCCCACCTGGGCGAGGCGGCGTACGTGAACACGTGGACCGCGGAGTTCAACGGCGTCACGCCGGAGAACGAGATGAAGTGGGACACGGTCGAGCCCAACCGCAACCAGTTCAACTTCGCGCCCGCGGACCGGATCGTCAGCCAGGCGGCGAGCCGGGGCATGAAGGTCCGCGGGCACACGCTGGTGTGGTACCAGCAGCTCGCGCCGTGGGTCGGCGGACTGGACGCGAACAACCTGCGTTCGGCGATGCTGAACCACATCGCCCAGGTGGCCGGGCACTGGAAGGGCCAGGTGATCGCCTGGGACGTGGTCAACGAGGCGTTCGAGGAGAACGGCACCCGCCGGCAGGCGACCTTCCAGCAGAAGCTCGGTGACGGCTACATCGAGGACGCGTTCCGCGCGGCCCGCACGGCGGATCCGGGCGCGAAGCTCTGCTACAACGACTACAACACCGACGGCATCAACGCGAAGAGCACCGGGATCTACAACATGGTCCGGGACTTCAAGAGCCGCGGCGTGCCCATCGACTGCGTCGGCTTCCAAAGCCACCTCTCCGCGAACTCGAACCTGAGCAGCTACCAGGCGAACCTCCAGCGCTTCGCCGACCTCGGGGTCGACGTCCAGATCACCGAGCTGGACGTCGGCGGCTCGGGGACCGGCCAGGCGAACGTGTTCCGGCAGGTGACCCAGGCATGCCGGGCGGTGACCCGGTGCACCGGGATCACGGTCTGGGGCGTCACGGACAAGTACTCGTGGCGCTCCGGCGACACCCCGCTGCTGTTCGACGGCAACTACGGCAAGAAGCAGGCCTACACCGCGGTCCTCGACGCGCTCGGCGGCGACGACCCGGATCCCGGCGGGGGTACCGGCCCGGTGCGGGCCGTGGCGTCGAACCGCTGCCTGGACGTGCCCGCCTCGTCGACCACCGCGGGTACCCAGGTCACCATCTGGGACTGCCACAGCGGGGCGAACCAGCAGTGGACCCGCGGCAGCGCGGGCGAGCTGAGCGTCTACTCCGGCGGGACGAAGCGCTGCTTGGACACCGCGGGCGGCGGCACCGGCGCCGGCACGGCGGCCGTCATCGCGAACTGCAGCGGCGGGAACGGCCAGAAGTGGACCTTCACCGGGACCGGGACGGTCACGAACGGCCAGTCGGGCCTGTGCCTGGACGTGAGCGGCGCGGCGACGGCCAACGGCACCAAGGTGATCGTCTGGACCTGCAACGGCGGAGCCAACCAGCGGTGGGCGGTGAGCTGA
- a CDS encoding ABC transporter permease has translation MSDTLSATRPASPLGDLGVLVRRATTLTIRNSDALITSLALPIMLMLLFVYLFGGAIRTGTAYVTYVVPGVIMLCASFGASLTAVAVTNDMTGGIMDRFRSMDVRGTSVLGGHVAASTARNLVSTVLVLGVALLIGFRPSASVVDWLAAAGLLLVAILALSWASAAVGLLAKTPEAASGFTFFVMFLPYPSSAFVPVDTMPSWIHGFADNQPFTPLIEALRGFLLGTPAGNSAWLALAWCAGILALSIAATGRLFRRRTA, from the coding sequence GTGTCTGACACGCTCTCCGCCACCCGTCCCGCCTCGCCGCTGGGAGACCTCGGCGTGCTGGTCCGCCGCGCGACCACGCTGACGATCCGCAACAGCGACGCGCTGATCACCTCGCTCGCCCTGCCGATCATGCTGATGCTGCTGTTCGTCTACCTGTTCGGCGGCGCGATCCGGACCGGCACCGCGTACGTGACGTACGTGGTGCCGGGGGTGATCATGCTGTGTGCGTCGTTCGGCGCTTCGCTCACCGCGGTGGCCGTCACGAACGACATGACCGGCGGGATCATGGACCGGTTCCGGTCGATGGACGTACGGGGCACCTCCGTGCTCGGCGGGCACGTCGCCGCGAGCACCGCCCGCAACCTCGTGTCGACCGTGCTGGTGCTCGGCGTCGCGCTCCTGATCGGCTTCCGCCCCTCGGCGTCCGTTGTGGACTGGCTGGCGGCCGCCGGGCTGCTGCTGGTCGCGATCCTGGCGCTGTCCTGGGCGTCCGCGGCGGTCGGCCTGCTGGCGAAAACCCCCGAGGCGGCGAGCGGGTTCACGTTCTTCGTGATGTTCCTGCCGTACCCGAGCAGCGCGTTCGTGCCGGTGGACACGATGCCGTCGTGGATCCACGGGTTCGCGGACAACCAGCCGTTCACGCCGTTGATCGAGGCCCTGCGCGGGTTCCTCCTCGGCACCCCGGCCGGGAACAGCGCCTGGCTCGCCCTCGCGTGGTGCGCCGGGATCCTCGCCCTGTCGATCGCGGCGACGGGCCGCCTGTTCAGGCGCCGGACGGCGTGA
- a CDS encoding ATP-binding cassette domain-containing protein, with protein MSSQPAIEATGLTKSYGEVPVLAGIDLHVPAGSVFSLLGPNGAGKTTTVRILTTLTSLDAGSARVAGYDVVRERGSVRRSISLTGQDTALDEAQTGAENLVMLGRLCRLSRRAAVRRATELLEQFDLTEAGSRRTGTYSGGMRRRLDLAASLIAAPAVMFLDEPTTGLDPRSRAAMWTVLTELANSGVTIFLTTQYLEEADRLADRIAVVDGGRIVAEGTAAQLKQRVSGHRLDLTLTDRAAFDALAAELRDRALLPDRERLALSVATDGTAGHVRALLDELDPARTAVHRFAVHSATLDDVFLALTGHATTTHDKERAGV; from the coding sequence ATGTCGAGCCAACCAGCGATCGAGGCTACCGGCCTCACGAAGTCCTACGGTGAGGTGCCGGTTCTCGCCGGGATCGACCTGCACGTACCGGCGGGCAGTGTGTTCTCGCTGCTCGGCCCGAACGGCGCGGGCAAGACCACCACCGTACGCATCCTGACCACGCTGACCAGCCTCGACGCCGGTTCGGCGCGGGTCGCCGGCTACGACGTGGTGCGGGAGCGCGGGTCAGTGCGCCGCAGCATCAGCCTCACCGGCCAGGACACCGCGCTCGACGAGGCGCAGACCGGTGCGGAGAACCTGGTGATGCTCGGCAGGCTCTGCCGGCTGTCCCGGCGTGCCGCCGTCCGCCGTGCCACCGAGCTGCTGGAGCAGTTCGACCTCACCGAGGCGGGTTCCCGGCGCACCGGGACCTACTCAGGCGGCATGCGCCGGCGCCTCGACCTGGCCGCGAGCCTGATCGCGGCGCCCGCGGTGATGTTCCTCGACGAGCCCACCACGGGCCTCGACCCGCGCAGCCGGGCGGCGATGTGGACCGTGCTCACCGAACTGGCGAACTCCGGCGTCACGATCTTCCTCACGACGCAGTACCTCGAAGAGGCCGACCGGCTGGCCGACCGGATCGCCGTCGTCGACGGCGGCCGGATCGTCGCGGAGGGCACCGCAGCGCAGCTCAAGCAGCGGGTGTCGGGCCACCGGCTCGACCTGACGCTCACCGACCGGGCCGCGTTCGACGCGCTCGCCGCCGAGCTGCGCGACCGGGCACTGCTGCCCGACCGCGAGCGGCTCGCCCTGTCGGTCGCGACCGACGGCACTGCGGGGCACGTCCGCGCCCTGCTCGACGAGCTCGATCCGGCCCGGACCGCGGTGCACCGGTTCGCCGTGCACTCCGCGACCCTCGACGACGTGTTCCTGGCCCTGACCGGGCACGCGACCACCACCCACGACAAGGAGCGAGCCGGTGTCTGA
- a CDS encoding TetR/AcrR family transcriptional regulator has translation MSGDDAETGLPASFELAWGVRDRPAKGPKRGLSLEQIVEAAIDVADAEGIGGVSMGRVAKELGASAMSLYRYLGSKDELLALMIDGAFNRFDATEPTGGTWRARLERWAEIELAAYRRFPWVLHIPITGAPIMPNQLRFMEWGLRTLGGTGLTEADKLSSVLLVTSFTRSFALLSSDIAAAFESADPTTVRLMPRYGELIRKLTTRAEFPALHAVVDAGTFDDGGEFDGLDHDFRFGLQRILDGIEKLIDRPA, from the coding sequence ATGAGCGGCGACGACGCGGAGACCGGGCTCCCGGCCAGTTTCGAGCTGGCCTGGGGCGTGCGCGACCGACCGGCCAAGGGGCCCAAGCGCGGACTGTCGCTCGAGCAGATCGTCGAGGCGGCGATCGACGTCGCCGACGCCGAGGGCATCGGCGGAGTCTCCATGGGCCGCGTCGCGAAGGAGCTCGGCGCCTCGGCCATGTCGCTCTACCGCTACCTCGGCTCGAAGGACGAGCTGCTCGCGCTGATGATCGACGGCGCGTTCAACCGCTTCGACGCCACCGAGCCCACCGGCGGCACCTGGCGCGCGCGGCTCGAGCGCTGGGCCGAGATCGAGCTCGCCGCCTACCGCCGGTTCCCGTGGGTGCTGCACATCCCGATCACCGGTGCGCCGATCATGCCGAATCAGCTCCGGTTCATGGAATGGGGTCTGCGGACGCTCGGCGGCACCGGCCTGACGGAGGCGGACAAGCTCTCGTCGGTGCTGCTCGTCACCAGCTTCACCCGCAGCTTCGCCTTGCTCAGCAGCGACATCGCGGCCGCGTTCGAGTCGGCGGACCCGACGACGGTGCGCCTCATGCCGCGGTACGGCGAGCTGATCAGGAAGCTGACCACCCGAGCGGAGTTCCCCGCCTTGCACGCGGTGGTCGACGCGGGCACGTTCGACGACGGCGGCGAGTTCGACGGCCTCGACCACGACTTCCGGTTCGGGCTCCAGCGCATCCTCGACGGCATCGAGAAACTGATCGACCGCCCCGCCTGA
- a CDS encoding SDR family oxidoreductase translates to MPAVENGALAGRVAVVTGAGRRAGIGFAIAEELLTAGASVLVHSWAPHDAEQPWGADPAGDAGVVAALGGEGRRLRHVSADFADPQAPGQVVAAAVAAFGAVDVVVANHARSSGQSLADVTAAELDLSWAVNARASVLLAQAFAAAHDDSRPGGRVILFTSGQHLAPMSRELPYAISKGALHQMTLTLSDTLIDRGITVNTINPGPVDTGWAEPDLAARVGRALPAGRWCRPAEVARLVRWLASDDSRWITGQVVDAEGGFRRWVM, encoded by the coding sequence GTGCCCGCCGTGGAGAACGGAGCACTGGCGGGCCGGGTCGCGGTCGTCACCGGGGCCGGGCGGCGGGCCGGGATCGGGTTCGCCATCGCGGAAGAGCTGCTGACCGCCGGCGCCTCGGTGCTCGTGCATTCGTGGGCCCCGCACGACGCCGAACAGCCGTGGGGTGCCGACCCCGCCGGGGATGCCGGGGTGGTGGCGGCGCTGGGTGGCGAGGGCCGCCGCCTGCGGCACGTCTCGGCCGACTTCGCCGACCCGCAGGCGCCCGGGCAGGTGGTCGCCGCCGCGGTGGCGGCGTTCGGGGCGGTCGACGTCGTCGTCGCCAACCACGCCCGGAGCTCGGGCCAGAGCCTCGCCGACGTGACCGCCGCCGAGCTCGACCTGTCCTGGGCGGTGAACGCCCGGGCGAGCGTGCTGCTGGCGCAGGCCTTCGCCGCCGCGCACGACGACTCCCGGCCCGGCGGGCGGGTCATCCTGTTCACGTCCGGGCAGCACCTGGCTCCGATGAGCCGGGAACTGCCCTACGCGATCAGCAAGGGCGCCCTCCACCAGATGACGCTCACCCTGTCCGACACGCTGATCGACCGCGGGATCACGGTCAACACGATCAACCCCGGCCCGGTCGACACCGGGTGGGCCGAGCCGGACCTCGCCGCCCGCGTCGGGCGCGCCCTGCCCGCCGGCCGGTGGTGCCGCCCGGCCGAGGTCGCCCGGCTGGTCCGGTGGCTGGCCTCCGACGACAGCCGGTGGATCACCGGGCAGGTCGTCGACGCCGAGGGCGGGTTCCGCCGCTGGGTGATGTGA